In the Zingiber officinale cultivar Zhangliang chromosome 5A, Zo_v1.1, whole genome shotgun sequence genome, AATGAAAGTCTTGGTTTAATTTTTATAGGAGATATGAAAGAGTAGTATTATCGTAGCTGTTTCTTTAGTTCACAGTTTGCGTGCATTTTGTTACAGCTTGCTAGGTGAAGTGAAATTCACCTGGCTTCTgcattttcttttcttcattttttttcatcaGTACTTCGGTAGATTTTGTTTCCTCTGCTGCAATCTCTTTCACAGTTGTTTATGATAAGAAATATAGAGAAGTTTGTATTGTATAAACTCTTCTGTCTAGAATAATATCGAGTGAACTTTTGTTGTTCACCCTTATTGCTTCTACTTCCCTATTTTTATCTGACCTTGTTGCTTTCCTAAACATTTAGATGTGTATATACAAACTCGAATCTATCTTAGGAAactataattaggctaattgacaaATCTGCCTAAttgacctatatatatatatattacctaatatatagatataatatggtaacaaataatatatacaaatatggtaactattatatataatagatgtCAAATGAACACCATCCATTTATATTTATGGCAATGTGAGATTGATGAGGACCTCCCCCTCTTaacatttcaaaaataaatcaCTTTTTGTAATCACTAAAATACCTAGGGTTTGATTTAACACAAGGTAATAAAACCTTCAGCCAACAAGAATCCAGCACCTAGAGTGCacatataaattttgaaaaaaaaaaatattaaaacttgaTACTTGTCATTCTATCTAGATTTGATATGCTAATAATGTTGCTAACTTGTTTTTATCACTTTAGCATGCAATCAAAGGTTCTTTACTGAGCTTACTAAGGAAGCTTCAGAGATAGCTGTATGCTTTAGCTCAAGAGTCAGACGCCTCCTCAACCTTCATATTTCTTCTGGATTGTATAGATGCGTGTGGCGTTTGCGGCACTGTTTTGCTGATGATCAACAAATTATGATACAAGAAGGAAGAATGTTACTCGATTATGTCACTATGAATGCTATTGCTATAAACAAAATACTTAAAAAGTATGACAAAGTAAGTTGCAAGCTTGCCAATATCACTCGGTTTCCTGTTTTCAAATACAATCtgtatttttccttgttcttTGTCATGCTTTCTCTTTGTGTTTCATAGGTACATGGTTCTGTTGATGGAAGAAACTTCAAGACTATGATGCGGGCCAAACAAATAGAGCTTTTGCAGTCACCATGGCTCATAGAACTGGGtgcattttatttaaatttcagaGGGTCAGACATGGGTGAACCTGGAGAGTTTTTCAACAAGGTTTCTTGTGATCTATCAGATACACAACCTGTAATGACCATGACCCTTTTAAATTCAAAGAAGTACGAATACAGCCTGATCTGCCCCGTTTGCTTGGTAAGATTTCTTTACCTTTCTTTGCGACCctatttttgagtattttttctTGTCAAGGACTAGGACTTTGTTTCGCTTATATGCATCTCATTTTGGGGATGCCTAAGTTTACAAGTTAATGATGATTCTCAGAAATGACTAAAGAGAACAAGCATAGTTGTAGTATTATGACCCTGCGAGTTCAGTTTGAACTTGAAATTTTGTTTCAGATTGCTGGTGCAGACCTGGGTTTGCATTCAGATTTTGGGTCTCAAATTTTGCCGACATTGATATGGGCATGTTCGAATAATTTTTTCATTTTGTTGGTCTTGATTTCTTAAGCTCttgcaaaaaatattttatcatccGTATGCCCTACCTGGTTTTCTAACTGATTACCTTTTTTTAGTCAATTTGCTTTGTTACTTTTCTGCTCTATTTTTTCTGGCTCAATATCTATTTAGCATTAggtatgatgatttttttttatacttgTTTGTTTAACCAAGTCTGTTGTTTttgttggttttctaggacattgTATTCAATCCGTATGCATTAGGTTGTGGTCATCTTTTTTGTAAAGGTTGTGCTTGTTCAGCTGCTTCTGTGCTGCTCTTCCAAGGCCTCAAGGAAGCTCCTAAATCAGCCAAATGTCCTGTTTGTAGAGCGGTAATTGTAACTTGATTACATTTCTCTCTCTCTGCCTTTCATTTGCTGCATTATTTCAATGGTTTATGATAGTGTTATTTAACCATTATGATCAATGAAGATCTCCCTCTCATGAAGAGTGCTTCATGGGATTACATCTCATGTAATCAGTCTTTGTATTTTGATTCATGAGATGAAAATGAAATGCTAAGCCAGAATGGCATCATCTATTTTTATGCATTCTATGTATGTTCAATGGGTTTCAAGGCCATGCTTGTAAGCCACTTATAGATTTAGTTTTACCTCCTTGGCAATCAAATTGGATCAAACTCGAGCCACTAACAGAATGTTTTTTTCTTCAGCTTTCTTAATGTTTTTTTCAGTAGATTCTTGTTTGCTCTAAGTAGTATAAAGTACCAATTATAGAATTTGCTTCTAACAAGGTAACATTGTGCAGGTGGGTATGTACAAGGATGCAGTGCATATGACAGAACTGGACCTCCTGTTCAAGAACAGGTGATTACTGTTAATGAACTTATCGAATGCATAATATCAACTTAAAGTATGTCATCTGGTTCAACTGATTGTCAGATGCAAAAAGTACTGGAAGGAGAGGTTGCGGAGTGAGCGTTCTGAGATGGTGAAGCAAGCAAAGGAATATTGGGAACGGCAGACTATTTCCGCGGTTGGGATTTAAAGTGCTAATAAGCGGTAAAGCAGTTGCATTATCTCTGATTAAATGATCAAGTTGATCAATTGGTTCTTCGGTTGTTCGCTGACCTCGCTAGAATTGACGTTCTTTTTGTTGCCGTTATCAGAATACACACACAAAGATCGCTTGCACCTTAGTTTCTCAAGTTAACGAACTAAGTTGGAGGTGACTTTGATGATTCATTTATTCATTCCATCTTTCAGTTATTGTGTCAATAATTGCTTCTTTTACAATTACTacgtgttttatttatttattcatattGCATGTGGTAAGAATCTGTGATCCTTTCTACTGCTTAGTATTAACAACTTTCAATAAAATCTGGGTCATACATTCGTGCCCTTTGTAGTTTCAGAAGTTTAAACACCCAACTTGGATTTTTTAGCGCTTTTTGCATATTTCAAAATAAGCTTCCTCTTAACCATTCTAATCAAGTGCTTGAATCATGGAATACCAAATGTCAGTCGAGATGTGTTCTCTGAGACAGTTCTGTTGCATTTTTacaaatattaattttttgattAGTTGACATTTTGTGCAATTAAGAATATATGTTCATCTTTTAATAAGCTAAAGGCTGGGAGGTAGAGTCTTTTCCATTTGTGAGCAACAGCGTTGTATTGTTTTCATCTATGTGAGTAATACCAAGATGAGTCCTTCCTCAATCACAAATGGAGCAATCTCATGTCTAGTACGTGAGCTTGAGAAAAAGGTGAAGCCGTCACTTTAACCACCCCTCTAGGGTAGCCCCATACTCTCTAGAATCCCCAACTCCCCTAACCTATAGGGGCTTAGTACGTGAGCTTCATTGTTTGTAAAAGAGCTGTTTTATCTTCCCATCTGCATGCATCATCAAAGAGTCATTCAGGTGAGCCATTCAGATACGCTGTAGATTTGTAGCACGTCAGTCACTGGGGTGGATGATCTCACTTGTTTCCAATTAGTTTGGAGTTTTAACCCTATCAATATGTTAGTCGGTTGCACCTTGGATGTGATTTCTCATTAAGGTTGAGATATATGATTAAGTACATAGTCATTACTAAAAGTTAGAGACATTGTACAATCTAAGAGTTGGGAACATTTTCAAGGGCTTTAGAATTATAACTTTAGTTCCACAAGTAGAAGGAATGTATAATCTGCAAACCGGAGCTAGAAATGCCTTCAATCTATAGGCAAGTTTAATTCGCATGATAGAGAATTGTAAAATAAGATACAAGCAATCAAATACATAATTTGCAGCATGAAAAAGCTTTTTCATTCTAGTCCAAGTTAGACAGATCAACACCAGCGATCCAATTCCGACTTGAGCATCTCTGGAATAAGAtcatatttaaggaaataaacactTGTAGGAAGAGACTTTTTTCATTACGGGGCATGGTTTTTTAATCATCAAAGAATGGGTGTGATGTTAGCAGTATATACACCATCAGAAAAATTGAGCTGTTGTAGAGCCGCACCGCTCAGAGAAGGGTTCATAATCGCAGCAGGAAGGCCAGAGGCACCACCATCTTGCACTTCAGAGCAGACAGATTTAAGGGCAACATTTAAGCCAAGTGACAAAGGATCAGTCCTCAAACTGTGGCACGGAATTCATAATAAATAAATCCCTTATAAACAAACATGAAATTTATGCAAAAACTTATTTGTGGATTCTTAACGTACAGAGACTGGAAACTAGTCCCCCCGGCGCTCATCGCTGACCAAACACCATAGACGACCCATGGTGGAATAATTGTATCCTTTAGTTCAACGCTAAAACAAAGTCCACCAAAACCTGGTGTCATTTCTGTATCACTAGTGTTTGAGCCACTAGATGATGTAAAGATCATATCAGCTTTCCTTATCTCCTTACATGTCATCTAAAATTCAATACAAGCATGAGCTTACTAGTAGACAAATCATTACTGCAACAGTTATGGTAAAATGTTTGAATGCACTTTTACCTCTGGAAATGTAAGGTTGCATTCTGGAATGGGACAGGTGCAAACAAGACAGGAACATCTGAACCAGTAAAGGAATGCAAGGTTTTCCTGAAGAACACATAGCAAGTGAAAATACGACAGGCAAGAATTTCTTTTAACCCTGCATTTCACTACTAGAAACTGAAGAGACCTTTAGTTGCATACCTGTAGTTTATGAGTATATCATATAGAGATTGGACCTCCTCATGTCCACTAAATGAAAGGAGGGATCGAGAAGTGTTATCCACGTTCTCCATCGATGAGCTCAGATGGAAAATCTACATAACAATCAAACAGTATGATCGTACTCGAGTGAAGTAATAAAGAATAACAGAGCCCAAAAAAATATTCTTGCTACCTGGCCCAATTTTCGCTTCTCAATTTCCATAAGTTCAACCAAGTCGTCATCAATTGAGTGCTCCACTTCAACACCACCGAGTGGCAtggtaaaatttattttctaaatattattttagaaTACAATGTTATCAGAATACTAATACTAGTTATTTACTACACTTTTCAAGAGAAACTcaaaatgaatataattaaaaatttctccatTGTCTGAATAAGCGGACCGTGTTCAACAAAAATATTTTATGCAATTTAAATGATTCAACTAGAAAGTAAAGACAAGATAAAATGAGTTGCTCAGAGAGAATGATAACAAATGCTGTTTAAGCCAAAGAGTAAAATAGATGAGCATACATTTTTTCTTAGCAAGGATCGTAGACCACGTGTAGATTGTGATACGTAAGCAATACATGAGCGCTTCTTTTTCCCCAATAAGTTGCCACCAATGAATAAAGCCACAAACTGCACAGTATAAACTGCAATTTTCACAAGAATCAAATGCAACATAGGAGAATGCAATTCTGAATCTAATAAGATTGGAAAAGTCAGAAATGTGTTGCCCAAGTAACTTTCAGCCAATAACTTTGAAGCACTTGCTAGTGAAACTAATCTCAATGGTGCTTGCAAGTTCCAACTCACCTGTAGGTTCTACTTCCAGATTTATTCAGTGGCTCTCAATTTACATTTGTGAAGAATCAAAACACAAAAGTTTGTTTCATTCAAGTGCACCTTGGAGATTATTAATTGGTGTCGGAAGAGACAGGAAGATTCAGTAATCATCAAACTAAAGTATGAGAAGATCTTTGACAACATGTTCTCTCACTTGGAGGCTTTTCAACATGCTAGATTTCTTGGGTAATGGACATACTCTAGTGCATGGGGAAATGATAGTCAATAACAAGCTTCACTCCTGGGTTCACTGTAGAAGGAGCCTTTGGCAAGATAACCGTCGTTCTTCATACCTTTTTATTCTTTTGATTGATGTCTTCCATCAAGTACTTTTGAAGGACAAGGAGACTAGAGGGTCAATCTTGTTACAGCtgcattttttatattttacaaTCACAAATGATGCCTTATTGTTCTCTAGAACTAAGCATTCGGTGGTAAAGAATTTGCATATTCTAGTCATGGCATTCACTTTCTTCAGTGGCTTGAAGACTAACATCAGCAAATTCTTCATCTGCATGGGTCAGGAAATGAACATTCATGATAATTTAGTTGAATCTTTAGATGTCTATTGCCAATaaagatgtaacgaccagagtaaagacttcaggcggaataactgaagcatttccaataaaaatagtgttacatcaaggatcagctctaagtccctatctttttacactaattatggatgaactcactgcgcacattcaagacacagtaccgtggtgcatgttgtttgcagatgatattattttggtagataagacacgtgaaggagtaaatgctaagttagaatcttggagggaaacactagaagggaaaagttttaagcttagtagattaaagacagaatatatggaatttaagtttagcaatattagaagtaatgaaacaattgttaagataggagaggacgagttgcctggaaccgagcgatttaaatatttaggatcatttttacaaaatgatggagggattgagagagatgtcttacatagaatacaagcaggataggtgaaatggaggggagcgtcgagtgttttatgtgaccgtaaagtacctcttaaacttgaagataagttctataaaaccgcagttagacctgctatgttatatggagctgaatgttagaCTATAACTCGAGCacacgagcagaagatgagaattacagagatgaggatgttaaggtggatgtgtggacatacgaagatagacaaaataagaaatgagagcattagagagaaagtcagagttgcatctattgaggaaaaactccgagagacacgtttaagatggtacggacatgtacttagacgaccaatatatgctccaattaggcgatgtgaaactatgataaatatgcatatcaaacgagaaagaggaagaccaaaaaagacttggttagcaacaataaaacaagataaaatttatttaaatataaatgatgatataataagagatagagctcaatggcgtaaaaggattcatacagccgatcccacctagtgggaaaaggcctGAATGTTGTTGTTGTTTAGATGTCTATTGCAACACTTTCCTTTGACATACCTTAGCCTTCAGCTAGGTTTAAACAAACCAGCAAGGAATAATGGGATAAATTTATTGCCAGAGTAGAGAGGAGACTACAACCTTGCCAGAAATCCTCTCTCCACAGGTTGCAGACTCGCACTTGTTAATAGAATCCTAATTTCACTTGTTTTCTACCCACTTCGGTGAGGGATCATTTAGACACTATTTGAAGAAACCTCTTTTAGCATCATCGTCCCAAGTCATAACCCGTCAGATTCCTTTCCTAGTGGAGCAAAGTTTCTGCTCCTGTGTGCTTTGGCAACCTTGATGCTATCAGCTTGAAGGACTTTAATTAGCTTAGTTATGTAAATGGTGATGGCTTTTCTCTGCGAACTTTGGCTTATCTTGGAAATTTGTGGTACAGCGTGACTTTGTGACATAGAAGTTGGGAATTAGACATTCTGGACTGGCATGGTCATTCATCTAGAGAAATATTTGGGTGGATAGAGACTTTTGTCAGTTAAACTTTGGTTTTGAAATTTTCATATCATCTTGCTTAACACAACCATCTATTGGATGCCTCAATGCTCGGAAATGATTTTCCTACACTCTTTTCTGTTTGCTTGGACCAAGGTATCAAATTTCAATAGCTTAATCCTTCCAATCCAACTTTGGGGCTTTTCATTATGTCATCCAATAATCTATGAGGAATTCACTGAGCTTAGTCACATGATTAACCTATTTCCAGAGTCCTCTGATGGATCTGGCATTGCTTGGATATGCATGAGCAGGCTTCATTCTCAGTAGATTTTATTTATATCATGTTAATCAAAGATGGCAGGCTGCTCAGATGGGCGAGATAAGTGTGAAAAAACATTCTCCTATATCTAGCTGACGTCAATGATAAATTCTCCTATATTTGACCGATCCCATCTAGTGGAATAAGACTTTGGCCGACCCCATCTAGTGGAATAAGGCTTTGTTATTGTTTTTGTTATTATTGTAGGAGTACTTATGCTAATAAGCACATTGATCTATCAGATTAGACTTGTGTTATTTGCTTAGGAGCTTAGACAAAACAAGTCATCATATCTTCTTCAAATACCTAACTGTTGCATTTGGATGCAGAATCCGTTTCTTCTTATGTCATCCATAGATCATATATCTTTGGAGAGTCAGAGTACCAGCTAAAAATAGGCATCTCTATTTGATGGGCCAATCGACACAAAGTTGGCTGTCAAATGTAAGCTTCTGTAGTGTTCTAATCTAGATGACTGATGTTCGTAGTTAGACCTCTTCTCATGCAACTCTTGGTTATCATAACAATGCAGTGACCTCGGATCAGTCAAATCAAATAATGGTCATTGCATAAAAAAATAGCTCTTCAGAATCACAGTAATGTAGGAACAACAAAGAGAGATGTATTTGGACTAACAAAACCATGTAAACTTCTATTTTCTTTACTTGAGTTAGGAACATCAGTGCCACCAGAAGAAGTAAAATGCAAATGCATTATATATTCCTCAAGCAGTAAGCCTGTAATTTAACTGattcattgaaaaaaaaaaaatcaaatgcaaGAAATTTCCCAGAATGATATAACAAGTAGGTTAAAGATAGCGGAAAATCAATATGATTAAAGTTTAGCAATATACCATAAAACATGTTACAAATGTTCTTTCTTAGCATGTAGTATAGGCTTCGAAGTGAGTCTTCCCAATCCTGCTGCCTTTTCAGCCAAAAGTGTGCTTCTAGAAAATTATGAATATAAATGACAGAATAATACAAAAAGAAGCCAGTGGTCTaagaaataatataataataataataatatatcaaaaaaataagaGAGAAATGATTCATGAACTGACCTTCCTTTCCAGCAGATGAAGCTAAAACTGACACAACTGAAGCAGGTAGAGAAGACTGGGGATATACCCATGAGTGAAGTGATTTATAGAACTTCACCTGGGCAGTAGCACCATCTATAGACGACAAGCTGTACAGATTACAGCTTGCATCAATTGGGGGGGTTGCAAACGACCTGTGGCACCTGCATGGGAAAGCAACCATTTTTCACCAAAAATGATACGACATGAATAGAGAAAGAATCAAAACTCAACACTAAAGCATACAGAAAATAATTATGGTATTTGAGAACTATCCAGCAGTTATAAAACCATAGAAAAACTGGTTCGACCAATAAAAAAAACTCTAAGCGATCAGAGTTCCATTTGCTTCATGCTCAGAACTACCAAAAACACAAGTTCGCCCAACCAACCTGAGTGATCAGGCCAAGTTGGAATGGGTTTACCTGACATTGGAACAATTCGTGTATCTAATCACAGATATACATATTCATCAAAAGAATCAAACGACAAACTGTGAGCACAAAACAAGTTCATGCAAAATATTGCAGatagattattatattaaaaagcTGTCTGGGAATCTCTTTAAGGGGCATAATTAAGGTAGTAATTGTCAACGTACCTGCATCATCAAAATAGTAAGGAGAGAGGCATCGAATATAAGCTTCCACATCAGGTATTCAGTAGATAATATATACAAGTAAATACCTAAGATAGGTATATTTTTCCCATTACATTAAGACAGTGATACCTTATTTTCACATCACACTAATTCATTTACAGAATTAGTTTAACTAGAGCAAAGAAGTATTATTTTAAGCGCCATATATGTTAAAATATGCTAGACACTAATATGAATAACAAGTGTAAAGAATGTACCTGCATCtcaatatttcaaaaaaataaaatcagctACAAAAAAAGGCATGCTCAACAGACAGCTAAATTAGGATATCGATATTGTGCCATTTGCTTATAAACTAGAATCATAGTTAGGAAACTGAAAAGAATAAATAATTGTGTCCAAATAACTGGCCATACAAAGGATCGCTATCCTATTGGCTGTGCGCTCAGCATTTTTACAGCTACTGCATATTACAAAGAATATATATCTAAGAAATCCAACTATAGCACCCACCATTTAACAGATGATGAAGAGACCAACCGCACACTGGTTTTCAGGGTAAAATCAAAAGGGATTCTAGGACCTGACATCTCAAATTCAGAAGTGGTTCTACGACCTGACATCTCAAATTCAGAACCAAAAGCACTTGAATTTGAAGGATGATTATCCATTTTTCCAGGACCAACAGGCACCATAGTTAAGCTGGCAGGAATATGATGAACATCCAACCCCCTAAGTGCTTTTTCCTATGAAATACATCAAGTCAACAAGGCTTTGGAGCATAAACTCGAAAAGGTAGAAAATTTGAAGATGTACCATATCAATTTTGGCAGAAGTTGCAAGGGTCTCATCTCCCAGATGAAGCTCGACAACATTACGCAGCATATTTTGGCTACATCTATCGATCTTCCGGAAACCTTGAAAACTCTTATCTGTGCATGATTGATCAGCACCTTCAAGTTCATTTAACCCAGACACATTTTCACTGTAATTAAAGGAGGAACTTGTCttcaattaattcaattaataaattctttgatagGGGCAACCAACTAAATATAGATAATTAAGCGACAAGAAGAACAACAATACCACAAAATTGATGTTTTGCCCTCGACTTGTAAAGAAGGACCAGAAGGGTTAAGAACAACATTAGGAAATCCACTAACACTCGAAAGATCCTGTATTACAGGGAAAAAGAAAGTAGTAATCTCATTAGAATAGCTTTTAGAGCTGATTACTTACTGCAAATGCATGATAATTCAAACCTTGGCCATTGCATCTTCATATAAAACTCTAcatctttcacttgacttcttaATAGGATAGACATCATTGACacgaatattaaaatatttttgaatcttCAACTGTTCACTTTTCCTGATCTCAATACTAATCCAAGCAGTCAGCTAAGCAATATTAAAATGTATGAAATTTTGCTTGTTACCCTACCTTTCTGAAGCAAGACGAGTAGGCACAATTTTTTCTTCAATTATCTGACGATTTCTTTGCTTCAACTGTTCACTCTGTCATGTAGGTAAAACTCATCAACATCTGATTCTCTAACAATAAGATCATATATAACCTCATATTTTCTACAATAGACACCAAAATCCCATTATGTATATATCCATGTCAAGTCCTCTCTATGTGATTCAAATGGGATATGGCTCTTATATCTGCTACTGAAAGTACAAAATACTAGACATACAAGCAATCTATGTCCACTCCGTGATTTATAGAAGCATAAATGTCTGAAATGAGCATTAACCGAACAGATCCTGAATGAAAGTTATTATGTTAATAAATCTATTACATTGAGAAACAATTGTCTTAAATCTCATTACTTTGCTAGAAGCACAATTAGAATCACACTCAAATTTCCACAAGGGAGAGCTTAATCACCCATCAACCGTAGACTGGGTTAAAATGGAAATATAGCAGACCACATAAAATCACTAATCAGATCCACATAATACCAGAACAACTAGAATAAGCAACTACCGATATGTTTGTACTTCTGAGGTACAGAAAACGCAAGATGAAAAGAAAGTGATTTAATACTATTGAAGGAAACTACTAATTTAAAAAGTCATAGACATGTCTGCAAAAACAAATGATTCCTACTTTCTTATGTCAGACTCCTACAGATCTATGGTTGGATCTAGGAATGAatgaattaagaaaaataaaataggtaTAAAATGATCAGCGACAAAGATAAGTTTTAGAGCAGAAAATATGAGAtccaaaaaagagaaaaatcgATGATTGACCATTACATTGTTGACAGGATAGCATTGAGCAGAAATTCCAGTAAATAAAACTTCAGGAACCAATAAAAAAACGACAAGGAGCTATGTCCTTTAGTAATGGAACACCTATCGAGTTTACTGGTACAGCAGAATAGGAAAAGATGGGTCTTGGCCAAACTGTACCCTAAGTTCCAATGGCGTCTTCCGCTTCATCGCTCCAACAGCCTCCGTCGCCAGCCTCCGTTGCCTTCCGCAAGGCGACTGGCGAAGATAATCGGCAGCGTGGGTGCTGCGAGTGACGACAAGCGGCGACGAAGAAGTGGCGATAGAGGGCGACGAGATCGTCGCAGGGAGGCAAAGCGGG is a window encoding:
- the LOC121979507 gene encoding probable E3 ubiquitin-protein ligase BAH1-like 1 isoform X1; its protein translation is MKFGQTFTEYLHGEQKAFLNKCSHVEYKRLKKVLKSCRICRSLSDDGGAINVSKQREGNELPTEDDQCDSCASCNQRFFTELTKEASEIAVCFSSRVRRLLNLHISSGLYRCVWRLRHCFADDQQIMIQEGRMLLDYVTMNAIAINKILKKYDKVHGSVDGRNFKTMMRAKQIELLQSPWLIELGAFYLNFRGSDMGEPGEFFNKVSCDLSDTQPVMTMTLLNSKKYEYSLICPVCLDIVFNPYALGCGHLFCKGCACSAASVLLFQGLKEAPKSAKCPVCRAVGMYKDAVHMTELDLLFKNRCKKYWKERLRSERSEMVKQAKEYWERQTISAVGI
- the LOC121979507 gene encoding probable E3 ubiquitin-protein ligase BAH1-like 1 isoform X2, with product MMVVPLMSVNNARATSCRRRMTNVILVHAISIKSEACNQRFFTELTKEASEIAVCFSSRVRRLLNLHISSGLYRCVWRLRHCFADDQQIMIQEGRMLLDYVTMNAIAINKILKKYDKVHGSVDGRNFKTMMRAKQIELLQSPWLIELGAFYLNFRGSDMGEPGEFFNKVSCDLSDTQPVMTMTLLNSKKYEYSLICPVCLDIVFNPYALGCGHLFCKGCACSAASVLLFQGLKEAPKSAKCPVCRAVGMYKDAVHMTELDLLFKNRCKKYWKERLRSERSEMVKQAKEYWERQTISAVGI
- the LOC121982602 gene encoding protein downstream neighbor of Son-like is translated as MKRKTPLELRSEQLKQRNRQIIEEKIVPTRLASESIEIRKSEQLKIQKYFNIRVNDVYPIKKSSERCRVLYEDAMAKDLSSVSGFPNVVLNPSGPSLQVEGKTSILCENVSGLNELEGADQSCTDKSFQGFRKIDRCSQNMLRNVVELHLGDETLATSAKIDMEKALRGLDVHHIPASLTMVPVGPGKMDNHPSNSSAFGSEFEMSGRRTTSEFEMSGPRIPFDFTLKTSVRLVSSSSVKWCHRSFATPPIDASCNLYSLSSIDGATAQVKFYKSLHSWVYPQSSLPASVVSVLASSAGKEEAHFWLKRQQDWEDSLRSLYYMLRKNICNMFYVYTVQFVALFIGGNLLGKKKRSCIAYVSQSTRGLRSLLRKNKINFTMPLGGVEVEHSIDDDLVELMEIEKRKLGQIFHLSSSMENVDNTSRSLLSFSGHEEVQSLYDILINYRKTLHSFTGSDVPVLFAPVPFQNATLHFQR